GTCCGCGCCGGTAGCTTATGCAGTTAAGCCTGAACCGGGGAAGCCTAATAAAATAGTGATCGATTTTTTTGATACCCATAACGCAACAACATGGATCACGCATAAAGCCAGTGCTACGGTTATAGATGCTGTTATATGCGAACAAGTGGAGGATAACCTTGACCGCATAAGTGTTGTGTTGAACACAAACTTTATCTGGGGTTACCGTGCAGAAAAAATTGTGCGCGGTGGTGTGCCTGGGTTGATGCTGTATATAAAACGCCCGCCGAAAGGTGATTCTTTAAAAATAATAAAAAATTCTACCTCTCCGGTGAACGGGTTAATAATAGCAATTGAAGCCGGGCATGGCGGGCCGGGGAGTACCGGAGCTGTTGGGTTAATGGGGTTCAAGGAAAAGGATGTTAATCTGTATCAGGTAGGCGTGCTTAAACAGATACTGGAATCACGCGGGGCAAAGGTTGTTCTTATGCGTCCAGGTGATACTGCGCTGGACTTCTCAAAGAAACTGCAGTACGCGTCCGACGGGAAAGCGGATCTTATACTGACAATCCATTCAAATGCAGGGGGTAATGCTGTGGGGTTCAACCGCCGGCTTGGGACGAGTACGTATTATAAATACCTTCACTGTAAACCATTAGCGGAATTTATATGGAAAGAATTACTGAACCTCGGTGAACTCGGGGATTTTGGCCTGGTTGGTAATTTTAATTACTCGCCATTACGAGATACCAGGATACCGGCAATGCTTGTGGAGCAAGCGTTTATGACTGATCCTTATGAAGAAGCATTGCTTGTGGATAAAGAGTTTCATAAACGCCAGGCTGAGGCTGTCATCTGCGGGCTGGAAAAATTCCTTATCAGTTTAAAGTAAGGGTAACTATCACACTTTGTTTATGTTCCGAAGGTACTCAATCGTGTGTTTGATATCAGTTTCAAAGTTTTGCCATTTACATTCACATGTAACCCGGGAGGTATAACCAATATTGTTTAATATTTCAAACAACCACGGGATAGGATACTGTCCTGTACCGGGATTCAACCGTCCGGTATCTGATATATGTATGTGTTTAATAAAACTCGCATAATTGGCGATATCTTCTATATTTTGATTTTGTACAACACAATGATGGATATCAAAAAGGATTCCAACGTTGAAAAGTTCGAGTTCTTTAATATACTTCCCGATACTGTGTATATCCGTGAAAACATTGGTTTCTGTTGTCTCCAGGTTCTCAATTGCTATGGTGATCCCGTACCCCGCGGCAATACCCGCTGCTGTCCGCATGAATTCAGTTAGTTGCAGCATGCCTTCTTCCCGTGTAATTGTATCCGGGATACTGCGTGCCCTGCCGCTACCGAATCCCACAACTTTACCTCCGAGTAAATGTATGCGGTTGAGTACTAATGATAGATATGATTCAATCCTGGCTTTATCGCGGTCCGGCCCGGTTAGTGGTAATGCCGGGGGAATGA
This is a stretch of genomic DNA from Elusimicrobiota bacterium. It encodes these proteins:
- a CDS encoding sugar phosphate isomerase/epimerase family protein — its product is MPGTKKIMATRKIRYGICINSVNHSSILENTGYDYYELPVSRLIGPELDDPGFKTLREDVNTHSIFPETFYLFIPPALPLTGPDRDKARIESYLSLVLNRIHLLGGKVVGFGSGRARSIPDTITREEGMLQLTEFMRTAAGIAAGYGITIAIENLETTETNVFTDIHSIGKYIKELELFNVGILFDIHHCVVQNQNIEDIANYASFIKHIHISDTGRLNPGTGQYPIPWLFEILNNIGYTSRVTCECKWQNFETDIKHTIEYLRNINKV